The following proteins are co-located in the Phoenix dactylifera cultivar Barhee BC4 unplaced genomic scaffold, palm_55x_up_171113_PBpolish2nd_filt_p 001488F, whole genome shotgun sequence genome:
- the LOC103697792 gene encoding uncharacterized protein LOC103697792, protein MKSKEYREGVKSFIEFAVANLGSANDIWCPCVECMNDKKQSIQVVKIYLMLKGISPSYKTWVQHGESVHVHQSCVSNDANCYNGGGVEDRMAGDGTDDRDELSNMLETVYMGTFMNDNIDELPNNLGREDARNFDKLFDDAQRPVYPGCKTFTLLSFIIKMLHIKVYNQWSNSSYDMNMNVYKEILPECDKSAPWILYEVKKFLRDLGLEYVLIHACKYHCALFWKENANLKKCPICDEPRYKLNDGNGKKILHKILWYFSPTLRLKRLFLSSKIAVDMRWHKEKRVDDETSRHPADGKEWKNFDRQHLEFSKDPRNVRLGLATDGFNPFENMSTSYSMWPVIVMPYNLPPWKCMKEQFCMLSLLILRKTAPGKEIDVYLRPLIDELKELWKDGVQTYDASSGSTFRMRAALMWTINDFLAYGNMSGWPTKGYLACPICDKDASSERLRSKIGYIGARRFLPENHIWQKSKLFNGKSEDRSRPREFTEEEILEQINSGTYRPLGKHPSINKKRKRGKDDDTIWAKKSILFDLPYWKTLKLRHNLDVMHIEKNIAENIVGTLLGVDGKCKDTEKVRMDLADMDIQKELHLKRRTNGSYEKPPALYILSPQERQGFCDFLKLNMFPDGYAAHISSCLGNLFEQLCSKALKIADLKNLEDQIVLILCKLEKIFSPAFLDIMVHLAIHLPREAILGGPVQYQWMYPIERLLGVLKEFVANRAHPEGSIAEAYISKESTTFCSMYLDGIKTVFNREERNDDGGDRGTGLAVFTQSARPFGLIRRGPDVPVNELKMAECCFSLICYLYIMECRRGNTRTTYKQVFYINDTAERHGNWKVVQRFKHRGIWDVPPMSDLEPNDIEETIVLNHAFQQDETNDIEPISIEEPTTMDLHRYDIDAEIIQEEVILQCCGRDQAGGSIDEVMEEPSDEEEEIDSDSDTYLDLEPCYISLMIYL, encoded by the exons atgaagagtAAAGAGTATAGAGAAGGGGTGAAGTCTTTTATTGAATTTGCGGTGGCAAATTTAGGCTCAGCAAATGATATTTGGTGTCCTTGTGTCGAGTGCATGAATGACAAAAAACAAAGCATTCAagttgtcaagatttatttgatgtTGAAAGGAATCTCGCCTTCTTACAAGACTTGGGTGCAACATGGAGAATCTGTTCACGTGCATCAATCTTGTGTTTCAAATGATGCTAACTGTTACAATGGTGGAGGTGTTGAGGATAGAATGGCTGGGGATGGCACCGATGATAGGGACGAATTGTCTAATATGCTAGAAACTGTTTACATGGGCACTTTCATGAATGACAATATTGACGAATTGCCTAATAACTTGGGGAGGGAGGATGCACGGAATTTTGATAAGTTGTTTGATGATGCTCAACGACCCGTTTATCCTGGTTGCAAAACTTTTACATTATTATCATTCATTATTAAGATGCTTCATATTAAGGTGTACAACCAGTGGAGCAACTCCTCTTATGACATGAACATGAATGTATACAAGGAAATTCTACCGGAGTGTGATAAGTCTGCTCCATGGATCCTTTATGAAGTCAAGAAATTTTTACGAGATTTGGGTTTGGAATATGTGCTAATTCATGCATGCAAATATCATTGTGCTCTTTTTTGGAAGGAGAATGCGAACCTGAAGAAATGCCCTATATGTGATGAGCCTAGATATAAGCTGAATGATGGTAATGGTAAAAAGATCCTTCATAAAATTTTATGGTACTTTTCCCCGACACTAAGATTGAAGCGCTTATTTTTGTCCTCGAAAATAGCTGTAGATATGAGATGGCACAAGGAGAAGCGAGTGGATGACGAAACATCAAGACATCCGGCTGATGGGAAGGAATGGAAGAACTTTGATCGGCAACATCTTGAGTTTTCCAAGGATCCACGGAATGTGAGGTTAGGGCTAGCCACTGATGGTTTCAATCCTTTTGAAAATATGAGCACATCGTACAGTATGTGGCCTGTTATTGTGATGCCTTATAATCTTCCACCTTGGAAGTGCATGAAAGAGCAATTTTGTATGCTGTCATTGCTTATTCTCAGAAAAACGGCTCCCGGTAAAGAAATAGATGTTTACTTGAGGCCATTAATTGATGAGTTGAAAGAGCTTTGGAAGGATGGCGTGCAAACTTATGATGCCTCTAGTGGAAGTACATTTAGAATGCGTGCTGCTCTCATGTGGACCATCAATGACTTTCTTGCATATGGTAACATGTCTGGATGGCCAACAAAAGGTTATTTGGCTTGTCCCATTTGTGACAAAGATGCTTCATCAGAACGTTTGAGGAGTAAGATTGGCTATATAGGTGCGAGGCGTTTCTTGCCTGAGAACCACATATGGCAAAAGAGTAAGCTCTTTAATGGTAAAAGTGAGGACAGGTCAAGGCCACGAGAGTTCACGGAAGAAGAGATCTTGGAGCAAATTAATTCAGGGACATACAGGCCGTTGGGCAAGCATCCAAGCattaataagaaaagaaaaaggggcaaAGATGATGACACGATTTGGGCCAAGAAAAGTATTTTGTTTGATCTCCCTTATTGGAAAACACTCAAGCTGCGTCACAATTTGGATGTCATGCACATAGAAAAGAACATTGCAGAAAATATTGTTGGGACATTATTGGGCGTAGATGGGAAATGTAAGGATACAGAAAAAGTACGCATGGATTTGGCAGATATGGATATACAAAAGGAGTTACACCTAAAAAGGCGGACGAACGGATCTTATGAGAAGCCTCCAGCATTGTACATATTGTCCCCGCAAGAGAGACAAGGGTTTTgtgattttttaaaattgaatATGTTTCCAGATGGCTATGCGGCACACATCTCTAGCTGT TTAGGCAATTTGTTTGAGCAATTGTGCTCCAAGGCATTAAAAATAGCTGATTTGAAAAACTTAGAGGACCAAATTGTTCTTATTCTTTGCAAGCTTGAAAAGATTTTCTCTCCTGCCTTCTTGGATATCATGGTTCATCTAGCTATTCACTTGCCTCGTGAGGCTATTCTTGGAGGGCCAGTGCAATATCAATGGATGTATCCAATTGAAAG GTTACTTGGAGTTCTAAAAGAATTTGTTGCCAACCGAGCTCACCCAGAAGGTTCTATCGCTGAGGCTTATATTTCTAAAGAGAGTACAACATTTTGCTCAATGTACCTCGATGGAATCAAAACAGTGTTTAACAGAGAAGAAAGGAATGATGACGGTGGTGATCGTGGCACGGGGTTAGCAGTCTTCACTCAAAGTGCCCGACCATTTGGGTTAATCCGAAGGGGACCTGATGTGCCGGTCAATGAACTCAAGATGGCTGAATG TTGTTTTAGCCTTATATGTTACTTATACATTATGGAATGTCGAAGAGGGAACACAAGAACTACATACAAG CAAGTATTCTATATTAATGACACTGCAGAGAGACATGGCAATTGGAAAGTTGTCCAAAGATTCAAGCATCGAGGTATATGGGATGTGCCACCGATGAGTGATTTAGAACCCAATGATATTGAAGAAACCATTGTTCTCAATCATGCGTTCCAACAAGATGAAACCAATGACATTGAACCAATTTCCATTGAAGAGCCAACCACAATGGATTTGCACAGATATGATATTGATGCTGAAATTATTCAAGAGGAGGTCATTTTGCAGTGCTGTGGGCGAGATCAAGCTGGGGGGAGTATCGATGAAGTAATGGAGGAGCCTAgcgatgaagaagaagagattgATAGTGACAGTGATACATATCTAGATTTAGAGCCATGTTATATTTCTCTAATGATCTATCTATAG